A part of Liolophura sinensis isolate JHLJ2023 chromosome 1, CUHK_Ljap_v2, whole genome shotgun sequence genomic DNA contains:
- the LOC135462143 gene encoding GTP-binding protein Rhes-like, which produces MKKSKTTVKKCRIVVMGDSGVGKTSLISQLLGNGCPKEHEETVEEMYHSELRMPAAKYNLEILDTTGAYSFPAMRRLAINKADVFVLVFAVDSPDSLKYLKNLREEILELREDARSKIIVAANKTDSLGTDKTVTSDEHTATMVSLDWDCACVETSAKNDLGVMDLFETAVSLVHSEGSPSLSPLSSLDECSREC; this is translated from the coding sequence ATGAAGAAATCCAAGACAACCGTGAAGAAATGTCGGATTGTTGTGATGGGCGACAGTGGGGTTGGAAAGACGTCTTTGATATCGCAGCTCCTCGGAAATGGTTGTCCTAAGGAACACGAGGAGACTGTTGAAGAGATGTACCATTCAGAGTTGAGAATGCCAGCCGCAAAGTACAACCTGGAGATACTAGATACGACCGGGGCTTATTCCTTCCCCGCCATGAGAAGACTAGCTATCAACAAAGCCGACGTTTTTGTTCTCGTCTTCGCAGTTGATTCTCCAGACAGTCTAAAGTACCTGAAAAATCTCCGTGAGGAGATTTTAGAGCTGCGAGAAGACGCCCGATCCAAGATCATTGTAGCCGCTAACAAAACAGACTCTTTGGGAACCGACAAAACCGTGACATCGGATGAACATACAGCGACTATGGTTTCTTTAGACTGGGATTGTGCCTGTGTGGAAACATCGGCGAAAAATGATCTCGGCGTAATGGATTTATTTGAAACTGCCGTGTCATTGGTACACAGCGAAGGGTCTCCAAGTCTGTCTCCACTCAGCTCACTGGATGAGTGCTCCCGAGAATGCTGA